The segment CTCAATTGCTCGATGAAGTCTGATGTTACTACTTCATCATCATAGATAAATAATGGCATTGAATTTTTATCCTTTAACTGAAGACTAAGAGAGCCTGAATTGTCGGAAATAGTGAGCTGATTATCCTCAATCTTCAAACTTACTTTACCATTTCCTTTAGAGTCTCCGGTTAAATTAAACCGGATCGGCAATGTGTACTTCACATTTACATTTTCACCCTTTTGTTTTCCGGGAATCCAGATCGGCATTGTTTTTACCACGCGCATAGCTTCATTATCCAATTCAGGATCAACACCCCGTACAATTTTAATAGTGTTGATTTCTCCGGTTTTGGTGACGATAAAACTGAGAATAACCATTCCCTGAACACCATTCTGTTGCGCCTTGACCGGATATCTCAGATTCTGAGCCAGAAATTTAAACATAGCTTCCTGTCCACCAGGATATTGTGGCATTTGCTCAACAACTACAAATGGCTCGTCATCCGAATTATCATTTGCAATATTCTTCTTTTCTGATTCAGTTTTTTGAGCTTCTTTTTCAACTGAAGCCAGAATCACTTCCTGCGTTTGCTTTTGCTTAGGAGCAACCAGAGGTTCTGGTCGGTCTTTTAGCTCACTCTGCTCGGTTAAAGCCTGAATCACGTTGTTGACCGGAGCCAGTTTTTCCACCTTTTTCGCCAAAGCCTCCGCGTGATTGGTTACTACCAATACAGCCACTAACGGAATCACTAATATATACTTCGTCAAAGAGAGTGACGTACTCTTTTGTTTGTTCATCATAATAATGCGTTTTTTAAGTTCAGAAACATTGAAATTATTACCTAAGTTTGCTGCAGCCGTGTGATGTGTGAGTCGGAGCAAATGGTACTGGTACCCTTTGCTGTCGTAACCGGAGTGAATGACGCGATGATCGGCCAGATACTCCAGGTTTTGCCGTATGGCATGCTGTATCAGCCATACGAATGGATTGAACCAAAAAGCGATACTAGCCAATTGGCTAAACAAGACATCGAGCGAATGCCTTTCCCGTACGTGGGCCTGCTCATGTGCCAGAATCTCGTTGAGTTCGTGTGGAGTATGCTGATTGGGATTAATAAATATCCATTTAAAGAAAGAGAATGGCGCTATCTTTTCCGGTAAGCTTATTATCCGAATCCCCTGGATAGAAGTAACAGTTCCTTTTCTCCGAAGATTGAGAATGCTACACAGCTGTATTAGCAATCTGATCAAGGCAATG is part of the Parabacteroides sp. FAFU027 genome and harbors:
- a CDS encoding M56 family metallopeptidase, translated to MTPLFIYYLKATIALTLFYAFYRLMFDRDTFFGWKRALLIGCIVLSIVYPFIDITSWLNHNEPVKAAVTYYVNTLPAFVVTAPQQNSWWHIPDLATAVWLVYLAGVIIALIRLLIQLCSILNLRRKGTVTSIQGIRIISLPEKIAPFSFFKWIFINPNQHTPHELNEILAHEQAHVRERHSLDVLFSQLASIAFWFNPFVWLIQHAIRQNLEYLADHRVIHSGYDSKGYQYHLLRLTHHTAAANLGNNFNVSELKKRIIMMNKQKSTSLSLTKYILVIPLVAVLVVTNHAEALAKKVEKLAPVNNVIQALTEQSELKDRPEPLVAPKQKQTQEVILASVEKEAQKTESEKKNIANDNSDDEPFVVVEQMPQYPGGQEAMFKFLAQNLRYPVKAQQNGVQGMVILSFIVTKTGEINTIKIVRGVDPELDNEAMRVVKTMPIWIPGKQKGENVNVKYTLPIRFNLTGDSKGNGKVSLKIEDNQLTISDNSGSLSLQLKDKNSMPLFIYDDEVVTSDFIEQLSANSINTMQAIPLPKAIKLYGKKGENGVIILTPKEGTSRAFSKNAMVIIDGKESSMEILKGLNPDKIISTTVLKGQKAIESYGNKGSNGVVIVELKKE